The window GCGACCGCGCGCCACAGTTCGGCGTGCTGGGTGGTGACCGGCTCGGCGCCGAACATGCTGTGCCGGAGGTTCACGGCGCGGCCCGTCGGCAGGTTGCCGAGCCGCTGCGCCTGGCGGATCACCGAGGGGACCGAGAACCAGTGGGTGAGCTCGCGCTCGACGATGAAGTCGACCGGCCGGTAGAGGTCGGCGGCGAGCGGGACCACCAGGGTGGCGCCGCCGCCCCAGGTCGCGAACAGGTCGATGACGTGCGCGTCGAAGGTCAGGCCGAAGGTCTGGGTGAGCCGGGCGCCGGGCGCGATCTCGTACCGCTCGATGTTGTGCGCGAGGAACAGCGAGGTGTTCCGGTGCCGGATCGGCACGCCCTTGGGCTGACCGGTGGAACCCGACGTGAACAGCAGGTACGCCTCGCGGTCCGGGTCGTCCGGAACCGGCGGCAGCGACTGCTCCAGTACGTCGGTCAGCGTCCCGGACGCCCGCTCGTCCTCGTCGAGTTCGAGGACGGTGGGCCGGTACCGCTCGGGCAGCCGCGCGAACAGGTCGGCGGACCGGGTGTCCACCAGGGCCACCTCGACGCCGGCCCGCTGGGCGATGTCGAGGTTGCGCTGCGCGGGGTAGTCGGGGTTGAGGGGGACGACGCCCGCGCCGAGCCGCTGGACCGCCAGGTAGCCGGCGTACGCGGCGACCGAGCGGGTGGCGGCGAGCGCCACCCGGGTGGGCAGCGAGCCGTGCTTGGCGGCGATGCGGTCGGCGAGGGTGAGCGCGAGGGCGCGCAGCTCGCCGTAGGTCAGTACCTCGTCGCCGATCTCCAGGGCGGGCAGGCCGGGGTGACGCAGGGCCGATTCCTCGAACCACTGGTAGAGCGTGCGCTGTTGCCGGTCGTTCATCGCTTCCTCGGTATCGGTGTGCTGGTCTGTCGGGTGCGGCCGCGGGCGCGCATGGCCTCGGCGCGGGCCTGGGCCCGGTTGTGGCCGCGCTCTCCGGCGGCCGACGGGGCGTCCGTGGCGGGCGCGCCGCCCAGGAAGGCGGCCATGGCCTGGACGGTGGAGTGGCGGAACAGGTCCACCACGTCGACGTCGCGGTCCAGTGCGGTACGCAGCCGGTCGCGCAGGCGGATCAGGAGCAGCGAGTTGCCGCCGGCGTCGAAGAAGTTCTCCGACGCTCCGACGCTCCGGCCGAGCACCTGCTCCCAGGCCGCGGCGACGGTCCGCTCGGCGTCGCTCACCGGCTGCGCGGCGGCGTCCTGGGCCGGCCGCGCGGCCTGGGCGGCGGCCGCCTCGGCGAGCAGCTTGGCGATCCGCTCCCGGTCGGGGCGCCCGCCGGGCAGCAGCGGCAGCCGGTCGGCCAGGTGCAGCCGGGCGGGCAGCAGGTGGCCGGGCAGCAGCTCGCGCAGGTGGGTGCGCAGTGCGTCGACGGTCAGGTCCGCGCCCGGCCCGGCCGCGACGGCCGCCGCGAGGGAGCCGTCCGCCGGGTCGGTGAGGACCTGTGCCCGGACCACGTCGGGGTGCGCGAGGAGCGCGCCCTCGACGTCGATGGCGGCCACCCGGACGCCCCGTACCAGGGTCTGGTCGGCGGCCCGGCCGGCGAAGACGAACCGGCCGTCGGGAAGCCCGCGGGCCAGGTCGCCGGTGGCGAACAGGCGCGCGCCGGGCTCCGCTCCGAACGGGTCGGGCAGGAAGCGTGCGGCGGTGCGGCTCGCCCGGTCCAGGTAGCCCCGGGTGACGGCCGGGCCGCCGATGTGCAGTTCGCCGACCGCGCCGGGCGCCGCGATCTCGCCGTCCGCGTCCAGGACGTAGGCGGTGGCGCCGGCCGGCAGCCCGAGCGGCAGGGGGCCGTAGCCCTCGCCCTCCGGCGTCCGCGCCGGGCCCGCGAGCGCGGGGCCCGCGGTCTCGGCGCTGCTGTACAGCTGGTGCACGTCCGCGGCCCCGGCGGCCCGCGCTGCGGCGAGGGCGGCCGGGAACAGGG of the Streptomyces sp. NBC_01294 genome contains:
- a CDS encoding amino acid adenylation domain-containing protein, with product MNDRQQRTLYQWFEESALRHPGLPALEIGDEVLTYGELRALALTLADRIAAKHGSLPTRVALAATRSVAAYAGYLAVQRLGAGVVPLNPDYPAQRNLDIAQRAGVEVALVDTRSADLFARLPERYRPTVLELDEDERASGTLTDVLEQSLPPVPDDPDREAYLLFTSGSTGQPKGVPIRHRNTSLFLAHNIERYEIAPGARLTQTFGLTFDAHVIDLFATWGGGATLVVPLAADLYRPVDFIVERELTHWFSVPSVIRQAQRLGNLPTGRAVNLRHSMFGAEPVTTQHAELWRAVAPNAVIHNVYGPTELTVCCTNHALSGPSTDWPEFTGGTVPIGVPFPGMETVLLDEDGLAADNEGELCVRGPQRFAGYLDPRENAGRFVSYEADGGPAVGYDGSTALTDRHWYRTGDRVRRENGLYVHWGRLDQQVKVRGFRIELGEIEAAVHRHPHVIDAAVLALPGPDGETELVGAYAGRAVDPERFDAWLRELLPLHMVPASLTHLPGGLPLNDNGKTDRKALARILDTTEGS